TTTGTTCCTGTCTCACCAGAAGCAAGCATCATTGGCATATCAAAAGTAATACTTTCGCCTGCTTCAAGATCTGCAAGAGCAACTTCCTGGTCAACAGCTTCCTGCATAACCTCTGAGAGTGTGATCCCTGTTTCCGGATCAACGGTCTCCTGATTCTCCGTTGCTTCGATCTCTGCATCAAATTCTTTTTCTGTCAGTTCTGTTTTGCTCTCCGTTTCAGCAGCACCAGTTTCCTCTGTAGACGAGTCAGCCTCAGAATCCTCTGTTTCTGTCTTATCGGAAGAACCAGCATCCTGATCAGAAGAACTTTCTGACTGCGAATCTTTCTGCTGATCCGCTTCTTTTACCACGATCTTTCGATTGATCTGGTAGGTTGGGTGATCCGTTGTCTGTGGTTCTACATAATAGACTGCCTTATAGGAATTGGCATAATCGGTAGAAAAATCATTCCCGTCCGCATCTTTTGCTTCCTGAAATGTAACTTTTACTTTGCTGTCATCCTGGATCGTAAGACCGGTATAATCACTCTTTACATCGAAATTGTCTCCAACCTTGATCTCATAATCCTTTGCAGTTACCACTTCATCTTCATCCAACTGATCCTTGATCTCCTCATAATACGGAATCTTTTTTACAGATCCAGCATCATCAGAAGCATAGGCAACAGCGGGAGAGAGTACCGTCGATAGAACCGTTACTGCAGTCAGTAAACCGGACATCACCCTGCGTGCTTTCTTTTTCACGTTCATTCTCTTAAATCCTTCCTTTCTGATTCTTTTGTGTATGGTTATCTGTTAGTTTCTGCATATTATCTTTTATACGAAGATGATCGCCTCCTTTCCTGAAATTTGTGCTATTTGGGACAGTCAGCACAAGCTGAGATAACAGCACAAATATATGGCGGTACCTGTTTGTCACAAATACCGCCACATGATTTCTACTGTCATCCTCTTTTTAGATTCAGACATTTTATTTTGATTTAAGATTTAAGCGTTTTCCTGTTTTCTTTCCCGGATCCGTTCCTATATCAGTTTCCATCTCTAATACGTTTTCTTCTGGCAGACACGCAGCTTTTCGCTCTATGCATGTTCAAACCAAATATCACTCCGGGCAGGCTATTCATTTTTCAAGGTACATGAAGGTATTCTATGCAAACCCTTCATATAACGAAACGCTCAGAGCCTGTTTTACAGTGGTCTAATTCAATTTTTTTGAAATTTTTTTAAAATTCTTCGTTTTCCGCCTTTTTTTTCATCGTTTTTAATGCCCTGTTCAGGAGGTCATTTACACTCTGCTGTTTGATTCCCAGATAATCTGCGACATCCTGCTGACGCATTTCTTCGAAATAAACCAGATTGAGTACCATCTTTTGCCTCTCTGTCAATTCCTTGATCAGTGCATGCAGAATTTCTCTGTCGATAACATCGTCAACAAAATCTTTTGAAGATCCTCTCATAATCTCCGCATCATCTGTAACATCGCTGTTAGAAAATACACCATGATTGGTGCTGATTTTGCGCTGGCTGTATGCCATACGGTCTTCAGCCTCCATCAGCAGACGGATATACCAGTTTTCATTATCAAAGAACTCTTTATTGAATTCCTTGTTATCGCCAGTTACACTCACATATTCATAGTCATCACAACTATGAAGCGGAAATACGGTTGATTGATTTCCCGCTGTATAAAGCACATATCCGTGATCATAAACAGAGATCGTTGTATCTGCATTGATCATTTCTTTTACTACAACTTTGTGTTCTTTCAAGGATTTCACGCTTGGGATTCTTTTCTCCACATCAGCAACTTTCACGATTTTTTTCAGTTCTTTTAATGTCAACATAAAGACCACCTTTCTGCCTTTCGGCTCCGGGTGGTCCATTCCATCTTTTATAAAATTCCTGCACAGACATAAAGAACTGCAGCACAAGAGGTCACGAACTCACCCGTTTTTTTTGAACGGGAGTCCGCGACTCCTTTGTAACGCATGTATCTGCGTTTAGATTAAGTTTGCCAGATTACCTGGCTTATTCAGTTGCTATGTGCATCTTCTGATTCATTCTCTGTTTGCTCTTTGCGAAACATGGAATAATCGCCCATAGCATCGTAAGGACAATGCCTTACAAATTCCTGGTATTCGATTTCAGTCATCTTTGCTTCCTCCTTTGTGTCATATTATCAAAATCTCTATTTACAATTATTTTTGCAGAAGAGAATTCAACCTCTATATAACGAAACGCTGAGAGCCTGTTTTACAGTGGGGTACGACAAAAAAATTTAAAAATTTTTCGAAATACGTCAAAAAAGCCCGACAAAACAAATACTTCAACAATCTCCAAAACCAGAAAATACTTCTGATCTTGCAGTGTATCCGTAAATGTTTTGCCGGGCTCTTAGTGATTCCAGTCAGGTTCAGCTCCTTGACAAACTCTTGCTGTCTGGTGCGTTCTTGATGGTTCCTGCCAAATCCAACGCTTACTACAGACAGCTCATTCTATTCTGTTATGATCCCTGATTCATCATCTTTCGGGAATATGTCCGCATCCTGGACTTTAATTGTTCATCTCGGATGTGGATCGGACGAACCGACACCATATCATCCTTTACAAATATCTCCAATGTACTGCGACATTTTTTGCACTCCACTTCTGAATCGCTTTGTGCGCTCTTTTCAATAAATGCTCCACATACAGAGCAGTGTACATGCCATTTAATAGCACCTGATCCCATATAGGCTTCCTCCTTTAAGCAATAAGATATTTCTCCATTTATTACTCAACGGACCAAAGGGAAATCAAATCCGCCTTATGAGCATCATGCCATCCATTCCGTAAGTGCCAAAGCTGCACGAACAGCACGATTTCTATTCTGATCAGATCTGCTTTGTCGATCTGTGCATCCTTTTTTATCCTTTCACCAGCTACCACTCACTCTTTCCGGTATAAAAAATTCCGCTGTGATTAATTAACATGATATTTCAATAGTTTCAAATACATCACCAGTCAGATCACAGATGTCCTGGATCTGAATCTCGGTATCATCAATCCGTAAGTGGACTGATGGATCAAAAAATTCTACGGTTCCAGATAATGTATGGTACTGACCAATTAATGGATTCTTCCATGACTTTTGAAAATAAGTTGCCTGTATCTTCATTCCATATGCCAGGATTCTTAATTTCATATCCAGCTCATTTTTCTTTTCCTCAGATAAATCTCTTTTCGGTTCGTAAATGATTTCCTGTTGCCGGATTGTTTCATCCAGTCCACGAAGTGCCGCAAATGGAGCAAACTGTTTTGCCCTGCGTCCTACATCCATGGGATGTCTCCTGGAAACCGGTCTTGGTAAATATAAATACGGTTGATATGCACTTGCCAGCACTTTTTGCACCTCCTCTAAGCACGGTGACCACCTATTTGCTCGTTGCGTTCTCTATAAGTAGAACACTCTAGCAGGTTGGACCCCCGCATGATTGCATTCTTTCCATAACGCTGCTTTACATTCAATACTGCTTCCTGTAAATGTCGTTCCTTATCGGTCTGTTTGGGATCATCAAACAGGCTGTACTGCACATAACTTTCAGGAGCAACCCTGTTCGCACACACCTCGATTCTTCGGATTCCGGTATATCTGTCTGCAATCCTGAGATATAAATCTTCCACTGCATCTATGATCTTTTTGGAACTGTTACTTTCTCTTTCGAGTTTTACGGTTCCTTTGGATGCCTCATGCTCATACCTGTGGTCATAGGCGATCCATAAGGTGAGAGAGCTTGTTACCAGTCCTTTTTCAAACAGATCCAGGACCAGATTATCTGTCATTTCCCTTACGATCACAAGTGCTTCTTCAAAAGAATAATTTCGCATCAGCACCTGACCATTTGAAAGGCTGTGTTCCTCCGAATGATAGTTCTTGATGTCACTCATCCGGCATGTTTCATAGCCCCATGCATGATCGATCAACAACTCTGCATCAATTCCAAACATCTTATACAGCCAGTCTTCGGATCTTAAAGAAGCCATTGCAATATCGCCCATCGTATGGATTCCATAACCGGCCAGTTTTTTTTCAGTACGGGATCCAATCCTCCAGAAGTCACTTAATGGTTTATGATCCCATAGCTTCTCTCTGTAAGAGAATTCATCCAGGATTCCGATATGGTCATCCACATGCTTTGCTACGATATCCATTGCGATCTTAGCAAGATACAGATTGGTTCCCACACCTGCAGTTGCAGTGATGCCAGTTTCCTCCATGACTGCCTGCATAAGCTTTACCGCCATTTCTTTTGCAGTGAGATGATAAAGCTGCAGATAGTTTGTCACATCAATAAAACACTCATCAACACTGTACACATGGATATCTTCTTTTGAGACATACCGCAGATAGATTCCATAGATCTTTGCGGAATAATCCATGTACAACTGCATCCTCGGCATGGCTGTAATGTACTTCACACAATCCGGTATCTCATGGATCCGGCACCGGTTCTTGATGCCAAGAGACTTCATAGCCGGAGTGATTGCCAAACAGATTGTTGACTTTGATCTGGTCGGATCTGCAACCACCAGGTTTGCTTTAAATGGATCCAGTCCACGTTCTACGCATTCTACAGAAGCATAAAAGGACTTCAGATCAATACAGATAATAGAAGTCTGATCCTGACTCACATTTCCACCTCCCATACGTCTTTCCTCTTTTTGTAACATGTATCCCATTTTAACTATCAATGACTGTCTATCTTTCCTGTTTTCTTCAAAATACAGGAAATTCATTTCACATATTCATTGACAAAAGAGGAAATATTGTGTATCTTATAGGAAAGATGTTTCCCTTATCTGTGATTCACATTATAGGAGAGATATTTCCCTTTGTCAAGATTAATTTTTATTTTTTAGGAGACACATTTCCCGTTTTGCCTTGAAGCGGCTAATGAAACTTATAAGACAAGGCTTAGAAAGAGGTATGTTTATGACATTCGGTGAAAAAGTAAGATCATTAAGAAAAGAAAAAAAGATGAGTCAGCAGGAACTGGCCAGTATGGTTGGTGTTTCATATAGGACCATTCGATCCTGGGAAGTAGAAGGACGTTTTCCAAAACAAAATGTTCTGTATCAAAAACTGGCAGATGCATTACAGTGTGACGTTTCTTATCTCATGAGTGAGAATGAAGCTTTTATCACAGAAGCATCCGAACAGTTTGGTAACCGTGGTGCCAGACAGGCTCAGCAGATTCTGGAACAGGCTGCAGCTATGTTTGCCGGTGGATCACTGACAGACGAAGATAAAATAGCTTTTATGGATGAGATCCAGAGCCTTTATCTGGATTCCAAAAGACGTGCAAAGAAATTTACACCGAAAAAATATCTGAAAAACCAAGAGGAAAAATAATAGAAGGCGGGATTATTGTACACCTAATCTGTTACCTTATAGTTACAAGGATATTTCTGCCCTTTTTATTTTTTACTTTTGAGGTGATTTATTTGAGAAACACTTACATATATACAGAAACAAAGAAATTAATCAAGAAATATGGAACCCGAGATCCATTTGAGATCATGGATCAGATGAACATTGTGGTCGGTGAAACTTCCAGATATAAGACACTGAAAGGATACTGTTTTATGAGCTGTAAGACAATCTATGTCATGATCAGCAGTTTCCTTTCAGAAGAAGAAAAGATGATCGTTGCCGCCCATGAATTAGGGCATATCATCCTGCATCGTTCCCAGCTGAAAATGGCTCCAATGCAAGATGATACCCTCTACAATATGACGGATAATACAGAATACCAGGCCAATCTGTTTGCTGCCGATCTTCTGATTGATGATGAGGAGATTGAAGATATGGTTCAGAACGAAGACCTGGATTATTTCGGACTCTGCAGCTCTTTGAATGCGACTCCGGAACTCATGAGCTTTAAACTATACAGCCTGACAAAACGAGGCCAGGCTTATCATATGCCGATGGAGATACAGAGTAATTTTCTGGCGAAATAATAGCGGATAAGATTATTCTACAATAGAAAAACTATAGATTTATCTCACTGAAAGGAGGATCATTTATGTCAAGACATCATATAGAAAAGGTAACTTGTCCTTCCTGCCATCATGAGGGAGATTTTGAGCTCTGGGACAGTATTAATACTGCACTGGATCCTGAAATGAAAGAGAAGGTACTTAATCAATCTATTTTCCTTTATACCTGCCCGAGCTGTGGAGAGACCTTTCGTTTAAACTACTCCACACTCTATCACCAGATGGAAGATCTTGTCATGATTTATCTGGTTCCTGAATCAGAAGTAAAGAAGACATATGAAATATTTTATGAAAAAAATGCTTTGGCTGATTATCGTACCGAAAAGTACTTATACCGGATTGTGACATCAGCAAATCAGCTCGTTGAAAAGATCCAGATCTTTGATGCAGGTAAAGATGACAGGGTAATGGAACTTGTTAAATTACTTGCGACAGATTCTATTCTCAAAAATGATCCCTATATAGAATTTGATGAACTGCGCTTTGCTGTCGACGACGACGGAACAAATATTCTTGTAATCATTAATAAGGGTGAGATTACTGGTGCAGTTGACATTGACAATATGTATGAATTTGCTTCTTCACACTGCAATGATTTCAAGGATCTCCGCGATGATGATGAAATAGTTATCAATAGGGAGTGGATCCTTAACAAACTTGCCGAAGCAGAAAACGAATAGTATATTTGGTGGCTACACCCCCAAGCCCCTGTAGAATAAATAACGCCAGTACTGGATATCAAAAATCCCGCACCGGCGTTATTTATTAAAATATTTTGTTTTTTAATCTTCAACACTCTCTACTGAAACTTCTTTTTTCTTCCTACTTTTACCAGAAATCATCTTGTGTCCTGTATAAATAGCCATAATCATGCAAAGCAAAGAACTTGCTGCAAAGTACTTATGGCCTTCTTTTGATCCCTTATAACCTGTATAAAAAGTTCCAAGCATTGTAATCAGTGCACCGATAGACCAATATTTATGTGATTTCATTCAGATACCTCCTGCCGTTTTTCTTAATCATATACCTTTTAAAAGATATATACAAACTGGTATTTTGAATCAATCGACAAGCAGCTCGGATCTTCCACTATAAATTCATACCTTCAGCAAATAGGATATGGCAATAAAAATATATCCGGAGATTTCTCTTCCTACTGGATGCAGTCATCCTTAAAGATTTCACCAGTAGAACAAGTTGAACTTTTGAAAAATTTATATCGAAACAACTTCAACTTTACTCCTGCTAATATTCATGCCGTCAAAAATTCCATCCATCTTACCGCCTCTGAAAATGGAGAATTTATGGAAAAACCGGAACCGGACGAGTGAACGGGCAGGATATAAATGGCTGGTTTATAGGTTTTATAGAAAGCCAAAATAATACATACTTTTTCTCCACAAATATTCAAAGCGAACAACGTGCAACTGGTAGTAAAGCATCAGATGGTGCTTTATCTACTCGTATTGATTCGTCACATAAATATAAGCATCTTCCAACGTTGCAGGAATTGACATACACTCCAATTCTGGCTGTATTTCAGAAATCACTCTTAACTGCAATCCCCCCTCAACATACTGTTTAGATGTAATACGATACTTCTGTTCCACTTCTCTTGCTTTTCTCTCATCAGGTACTTTGCAAATCCAGATTTTCCCCTGTGCTTCTTCTGTCAAATTCTTCATAGAACCCGCATACAGAAATCGACCTTTATGCATAATTGCAAGCTGATTGCAGGTGGCAGCTAAGTCTTCTACCACATGAGTTGAAAACAAAACCGTTCTGTTTTCAGAAAAATCTACTAACAAATTGCGGATGCGAATACGTTCCTCCGGATCTAAACCGGTAGTTGGCTCATCCACAATTAAAAATTCCGGTTCATTTAAAAGCGCCTGCACCAATCCTACCCGTCGCTTCATACCGCCTGATAACTGCTTCATTTTCTTCTTACGATGTTCTATAAGACTGGTCTTTTTCAAATAATAATCTATCCGCTTTCTACATTCTGCTTTCGGAACACCTGCCAGATCTCCCATATACTCCAAACACTCCTGAACCGTCAAATTAGGATACAGTTCAATTTCCTGTGGTAAATACCCTATCTTTCTTTGGATTTTTTCATAGTTTCCTTCGCTATACAAAATTCCGTCTAATGTAACCATTCCGTTTGTAGGTTTAAGCACAGTAGTCAAAACTCTCATCAAAGTTGTCTTTCCCGCTCCATTTTCTCCCAATAGTCCAAATATCCCATTTGGTATATCTAAATCTGCATGGTCGATTGCTGTGACACTATTCTTAAATCTTACCGTTAAATCCTCAATATGAATACTCATAAATTTACCCTCTCTTTCTTACGATCTTCGGCAATGCCAGTAACAAAATCAGTCCGATACAAATACACAAGCCTTTCCCATACAGCCATGTAATATCGGCAGTATTTTCTATATCTCTAAAAGAATAAGAAAACAGATTCCATGCTCCAAAAAGTTTATCTCCACCTGTGGAATTTGTTGCTACCCATATCAAAAGACTGCTTCCAATTCCCATCCACATATTGCGAAAAAGCATAGACAATGTATTAGCCAATATTCCCCAAAAGAAAATAGTTACTACAATCGCCCCAAAACAGGTAATAAACTGAAGTATTTCACTTTCTGTTACTGGATGTGTAATTGGTTTCTGAAACGCAAAAAACAATCCATATCCAAGAACAGCGAGCAGCAGCAAAAAAGTTCCCTGTATCATCAGTCTCTGTATAATAGAATAGATTCTCTTTTTTATCTGATACAGTCTCTGAACTTCGGAACGGTTGCTTGTAATTTCCTGCACATAAGTATCTGCACAAAAAACAGCAGTCAATATCGCAAAAGGCGGCTCTATGGATAGTCCTATTTCATACGTGAAAATAACTGCACGAATCACACTTAAAATTACAACAAAGGATACTGCATAAGCAATTTTATAAAATGGCAGAACAATCTTCATTTCCTTCTTCATTTATATTCGCCTCCGCTTCCAAATCTGTATCGAAATCAGTATAATTACTACCGATACAATAATAAGAAAACTTTGATTTAAGAGCGCCATCGGGGGCGGTGTCGTATCAAAAAGCTGCCCCGGAAATCGTACCATGATTGCCAAAGGTTTGCCCCAATATCCGTAAACTCCCTCTGCATTAGTTCCGCCCAAATTGGAATACACCATATAAAGAATCAAAAGTGGTACACCCGGAAGTGGATTTTTAAATATGAGTGAAATCAATGTATATATACTCACAATCATCAGCATATTAGGCAATATATAAAGTACCGTAGAAGCCACAAAATCCCATAGTCGCACTTCAAATCCACTATCCTTTGTATAGATGCGGCACAATACCCAAAACAGTATATTCAAAATAGTTAGTACAAGCAAACAAATTGTAAATCCTGCACTCACTTTTCCCATTACATACTTCCCGGCAGTCACAGGCTTTGTATGCAACAATTCATAAGTATGCTTTTTTGTATCTTGTAAAAATAAAACCGCCAACATAATAATTGCAAAAAACACCATATACAGACCCGCAAAATCAGCAAATTTTCTTGCGTAATAAAAAGAAAATGTCTTATCTTCCAATTTTTTATCTAGATATGCGTTGATTTCTTCTGCCGTTCCCTTATAATACGTACTGTCCTCGTATAAATACCTTGCCCCGTACCAGTCATATTCCTGCTCCAAATACGCATAGGCCTCTTTTAAATTCATGCTTTCCAGCTTTTCAATGACATTCTGTGCTTCTGAATCCGTCAATCCAAACACATCCGTTAATTTTATTTTTACCTTTTCATGCCATACCTCTCTGTGCTTTTCAGGCGTGGCTGGAATATAGCCCTCATACACTTCTCCTTCAACCGAAGTGTTGGACTGATCATTGATGATTTCCTCCCCCGTTGTAAGATAATGTGTGGTTAAATATGGACTTGTCGCATTAAACACACCATAAATCACAAGCAGAACACCTACCCAAAATAACGGTCGCTTTAGATAATTCCTAATCTCTCTTTTAAAAATAGCAATCATACGTATTCCTCCTTTCCTTCGTTATAGACATCATAAAATATAAATCACAACAAAAAGACAACAGCATAAAAAAATCGGACCGCTCATGCAATCCGATGAAATACTGCTGTTATTACAGCTCCACTCTGTTTTTCATTTTCTATCAGTAACTGACCACCATGCTTTTCACAATACAATCTGCTGATATACATGCCCATTCCTGAATGTTTCAAACTGTCTTTCACATTTTGCTGATAAAAAAGCTCTGTTGCCTTTTGCTTATCTATTGTAAATCCCACTCCATCATCCTTTATTCTGATCTGTAATTCAGAACAGGTAAGAAACACTTCCATTTCCACTTTTGTCTTGGCGTAACGAAAGGCATTTGACAAAAGGTTTTCTATAACCTCTAAAATCACTTCCTTATCTCCTGAAAATTTTTCTTCTGTTTCCGAACATTCTAATTCATATAGCTTTCCAAATTTTTTCCTAAACACGTTCATCTCTGCCCGTACGTCTATTTCTACCTGTTTACTGGTAATTTCTTCTGCTACTAACTCCCTTGTATCTAAACTGCTCATCTTTCGCATAGTTTCCACAAAGATATCCATACGTTCAATCTGTTTTTTGCTTTCATTTACCATTTCTAAGGCTTGCTCCATATTTATCTCTTTCTTCGGAAGATATTCTGAAAGCATTTCCTGATACCCCTCCAGCACAGAGAGCGGAGAACGTATATCATGTGCAATGGCAGCCCGCAAAGCCTTTTCTTCCTCAAGCATTTTCCATAACTGTTGATTATTCTCTGCCAGCTGTCCTCTCATTCGTTCAAACTCTTTGCACAATCCGCCCATCTCATCTTCATTTTCATAAGTGATATGGAAATCTAAATTATTTCGACCAACTTGTCGGGAAGCCAGTTCTAATTCTTCGATAGGGCATTTCAGTTTATGCTTATAAAAAAGAAATACCGCTATAATACTCCCTGCAACAGATACGATAAGCACTGTAAATGTCTGAAGAAAATCACATATTTCCGATACATGATAATCAAATTCTTTCATTTCATAAGAATGTGGTCTCGGAACATCTGGCAAATACCTTCTACCATCCCCTTCAGCCATTTCAAAATATTCTTCTTGGTCTACATAATTCCACCAAATGTTGTTTTGTACTGTGCTTGCTATTCGCATAATTAGTGCTGAAAGATAAAAACTAATTATTAAACTAATTATCATATACAAAACAATGGTTTTCCTTAACGAAAGATTTTTTATTTTGCCCATTTATATCCCCTCCCCCATACCGTTGCAATATATTCGTGTTCCGAATACATTTTCATTTTCTTGCGGATTCTGCGAATCAACTCCGTAACCACCCGGCTGTCCCCTTCTGCATCATATCCGCCAATCTTCTCATAGATTCGTTCTTTATCAAATACCATTTCAGGGTTCATAGACAAAAATTCTATGATCTCATACTCTAATTTCGTAAGCTCTAAAGCATTCCCTTTAATATGTACACATTTACTGGCATAGTCAATCACTAATTCTCCATAAAACCTTTGTTCTTTTTTCCTATGTAAACGTTCTTCACGTTTCAAATGGGCAATAATTCTAGCATCTAATTCTTTCAAACTGAATGGTTTTAAAACATAATCATCACCACCAGACAACAATCCCATTACTCGATCCTGTTCTTCTACTTTTGCAGTCAAAAAAATAATCGGACAGGAAACCATATCTCTGATTCTTCTGCACACTTCAATTCCGTCCATTCCCGGCATATTTACGTCCAATAAAATAATATCAGGATTTGCACTTATCTTTTCCATTGCTTCTATGCCATTTTCTGCAATCATTACCGTATAATTCTTCAATGTAAAGTATTGATTCAGCATTTTTAGCAATTCTCTATCATCATCAACCATTAAAATTTTATAGTTCATAAATTTCACCTCTGGCTCTAATGTTATCTTTTCCTTATAGTATAGCTTATAAAAAACAACAAATAAACAACAATTCCTAAAAGGCAACAGCCTTTCTAAACTGCCGCCTTTTCTCCTTCATTTTATTTCCATTATTGATAAACCATCTCTGTATCCACAATCTCCCTTGCACACGATTATATATTGTTCATTCTCGCTACCCATTCCATCTGATTTTCTGCCTTTAACTGTTCCGTGATCCCCTGTGCCTGTTTCATCTGCTCTACAATTCTTTCAAACCTTAAATACTTATAGTCATCTGTATCCAAACAAACAAGCCGAAGTCGCACAACAACTTGAAAATCTTATCAACGGAACAACAGTCCCAGATACTATTATAAAAAAGGAAAAAGAGCTCCTTCGAGCTCTTTTGATTCAGTTCTGTAAACTTGAATTTATCTTGCAATTAGAAACCATTTATCTTGTATATGGTTCAGTGTCTTTTCCATCATATACAAATGCTTTTATATCCGTATTTTCATCAACCTCAGCATGAATACCTACCGTGTATTCTTTATCTGTAACATTCTGAAAAGAATAGCAACCGCCAGCAGGAATACTGTCAGATACAAGTTCCTGTTTTCCTTCACAGAGCAGATGTACAGTAATGTCAAAATCGTTTCTGTTCTGGACTGTCAACACGCCTGTATTAGACAAAATTTTTGCGTCAGAATATGTAATTACATAGGAATCAGGCGTTGACTTTTCCGCACAGACCACAGAACACTCCCACTGTGTCTTTGCTTTTGCTTTTCGATAGGCTTCCGAAGACTTATATGTTGAAAATATAATCATTGTACTTATAGCAAGAATGCCAGTGATGACAAACGCTATTATTACTTTTTTCTTCACAACCATCACCTCCACACACAAATTCCGATTTGCACTTCAAATCGTTTTCTTTATTCTATCATAGCATCCATTATTCCGCCATCAGTCTTTCGAACCAGGTATCCATGACAATGATAAACT
This Ruminococcus hominis DNA region includes the following protein-coding sequences:
- a CDS encoding TnpV protein — translated: MRLRLVCLDTDDYKYLRFERIVEQMKQAQGITEQLKAENQMEWVARMNNI
- a CDS encoding response regulator transcription factor: MNYKILMVDDDRELLKMLNQYFTLKNYTVMIAENGIEAMEKISANPDIILLDVNMPGMDGIEVCRRIRDMVSCPIIFLTAKVEEQDRVMGLLSGGDDYVLKPFSLKELDARIIAHLKREERLHRKKEQRFYGELVIDYASKCVHIKGNALELTKLEYEIIEFLSMNPEMVFDKERIYEKIGGYDAEGDSRVVTELIRRIRKKMKMYSEHEYIATVWGRGYKWAK